ATCGTCGAAGGCGAGCACAAATACATCCCCTTCAAGGTGCTCGACCGCCTCAAGGGGCTACCCAAGGCCATCGCGGAGGGCAAGCCCCTGCCGGAGGTGATCCGCCTCACCCCCGAGGGGGAATCCGCTAAAGGCCGCTAGGGTTAGGCGGGCCAACACCCCCCTGAAGGGGGGTGTTTTTTTAGTCCTTGCCCAGCCTCGCCGCCGCCCCCTTCTCCCGCAGGGAGTCCAGGTACGCCGCCTCGAGGCCGGGGTCTACCCCTGCGGGTTTGAGGAAACCCTGCATATCCCGGCTGCGGCGGGTGTGGTGGTCGTAGAGTTGTTGCGCCGCCCGATCCAGCCGGCGCTCACTCTCAAGGCAGCCCTGGTAGAGCGCGGCCAGCCGGGCCAGGCGTTTTTTGGCTTTGTCGATCATGCTACCTCCTGCAAATCTTCCGGGCCGAGGGCCCGCCGGGCTCGAGCCCGGGCGATATACCCCGCTATCCCGCTGTCGTCGAGGTTGTCCCAATTGCTCTCAAACACCTGCTGGATGGCGCCCTTGCGGCTCAGGCGATCCACCGCCTCGCGGTCAAAGGCGGTATCGGTGACCAGGTTGTGTACCTCAACCGGGTGGGTCTGCCCCAAGCGGTCGATGCGGGCGTTGCGCTGGGCGTGGGTGGCATAGGTCAGGGGGAGATCGTAGTTGACCAGCCAGCGGCCCCGCTGGGCGTTGAGCCCTACCGCCCCTGCATCGGACATGACCAGGATATCCGCCCGCGGTTCGGCCTGGCCGCTGAAAAGCGCTTTTTTGCGGGCCTTCTCGTTGGACGAATCCGCCCCGGTGATGACCGCTACCCGGTGCCCGGCCTGCTCGAGGGCTTGGCGAATGTGCTCGACCGCCTCCAAGCTCCGCGCAAACACCACCCCCGGATGGCCCTGGGCGCGCTTTTCCTCAGCCAGGCGCAAGAGGTGCTGAATCTTAGCGTTGTGCTCCGGGGGGGCCGTATCTATGGCCCTGGCCTGGGCGCTGAAGTAGAGGGTGCCCAGGCTGCGGCCTAGCTGCCGGGCGATTTCCTCGTGTTCCTCTTTCGGTTTACCGGCAAAGCTGTTCGGGGAGAGGGTCTGCATGGCCTCGAGGTCCACCTTGCCCTCGCGCAACGCCGTGCGGGCCCGCTCGTAGGCAACCTTTACCCGCTCGAGGGCCTTTTTCTGCTCGGGGTGCAGCTCGATGGGCCGGTCTCCCCGTTCCCCCCGCACCCCCCACACGTCGGTGCGGTTGGTGCCGGATTTGACGGTTTGGGAGTAGATATAGCGGCCCATCTGGCGCTTGAAGGCCTCCGCTGCGGCGGGGAAGTCCACCCCGAAATTGCGCTTGAACTCCTCCCGGCGGCCTTCCCAGCGGTCCGGGTCGAGTTTGTAGGCGATATCGTAGGCCTCCGACCAGTCGTTTTTGACTGGCGTTCCCGAGGCCAGCAGGGCGTACTTGGACTCGTGCAGGGTGGCATCGGCTACGGCCTGCTGTACCGCGTCGGGCTTGCCCTCCCGGCCCGAGAGGTTGTGCCCCTCATCCACCGGCACGTAGTCGAGCAACGCTTCCGCCCCGTGGTGGGCCAAGGCTTCGCGCAGCATCCGGCGGCGCTCTCGAGGGGTAGCAGCCATGAAGGCCGCTTCGGCTTCGGCGGGCTCGAGGCCCCGGTGGGCGGCGATCATCCGCATCACGTCATCCCGCCAGGTCTGGTGGGTGACCACCACGAAGTGGGTTTGGGGGTCTTGATAGGCCTTGAGGCGTTCCGGCCAGGGAGCATCCTTGGCGTGAAAGCCAAACCGCCCCGGCTCGGTAAAGCGGGCCATCTCCTCGCCAAACTGATTGCGCACAATCGAGGGGGTGAGGAATAGCCCCTTGCGGGCCTTTCCGCTGCTGATAAGTTCGGTTCCGGTGCCGATCTGGATGGGGGTCTTGCCGGATCCCATGCCCAGGGCCTGATAGGACTTTTTGGCGGCCAGGGCAAACTTGATCGCCCGCTGCTGAGGGGCGTATTTGGTCCCCGCCCCCATGGTCACCTTGGGATAGACATTTGTCCCCGGGGCGGTGGGATCCAGGTTCTGGGCGACGTAGGGCAGCACCGCAGCGATTTCTCCTTCGGCCCGCTCCCCCAGGGTCAGGCGCTCGGAGAAGGGGTCCCGCACCTTCACCCCCTGCTCGGTCTGGTAACCTGCGCTTACCCACCCCCCAAATAGCGCCTTTTGCGCTTGGCGCAGCTTTTCCTTCAATTCCAGGCTGCGGTTGAGCTTTTCCTTGACCGCCCCCTCGCCCTCGGCGGCAAACTTTCCTGCGCGGCGGTCGCGCAAAGCCGCCATCTGTCTTTGCTCCTGCTCCAAGAGCTTGCGCCGCTCCTCGGGATCCACGGCGGCCTTGAAGCGTTGGGAGAGGGGGATAGCCCCCTTCCCCAGGCGCAAGGGCCGCCCGGTGAGGTTGGTGTAGTACTTGGCAAAGCGCGGGGCATAGACTCCCTTCATGTGCTCCTGCACCGCCCGATAGGCGTTCTCCAGCCCGCGCATCCCGCTGACGAATTCGGCCCAGGCGGTCGGCCCGGCAAACTGCTCGTAGATTTCCTGGCGGCGGCGGTTCCAGTTTGACCACTCCGGGGATATGGCCTCATCGCCAAACATGGAAACGGCCATCTTCTCGGGCTCCGGCCCCAACTCCTTGAGGGCCTCCTCGAGCGCGGCCTGATCCTTGCCGGTCTTGGGGTCGAGCTTGACGATCTCGGTGTAGAAGTAGTTGCGCAATGCCCGCTGATCGGCATCGCTGAGGTCCCCTAGGGGCTTGAAGGCGGCCTGGGTGCGGGGGTCTTGCAGCAGGGCCAGGTAGGCCGCGCGGCGACTCTCCGGGCTATCCCCTACGCTCTGGGCGTGTAGCGGGGCCTGGTCGGGGTGCAGCTTGGCTACGTACTCCTCGGCCATGCGCTGGAACTTGGCCCGCAGCTCGGGGTCGGTATCCACGTTTCTGGGCTTTCCCTCAGCGTCCTGGCTTGGAAAGATCTCCTCGAGCGTGTCGGCGTAGGCCTCGTGCTGCGATTCGGGAACGTACTGCAGGGCGAAGTCTACGCTCCCCACCTCCCGCAGGATATCGCTAGGTTTCCAGCCATCGGCCAGCCGTGAGGCCACATACTCCTGCAGGGCCTCGGCTACGGGTCGCCCCTCGCTGAAGCCGGGCGGAACCGCGAAGGGCTTGGGCTGGTCGGGGTCATTGTGAACATTCTTGGGGTAGCTGACGAATCCCTCTGGCAGCCAGTCGGGCTCATCCATCTCCCCTTTGCGAATGGCCTCCAGATGGGCTTGCAGCATCGCCTCGGAAGCGCTGGGGCGGCTCACCAGGCGGTCCAGGGCGGGCGCTTTCAGGCCAACGGTAATCCGCCCCTCCTCGTCGATCTGGAGGCGGTAGTCCTCTCCCTCGGATAGCCCCAAGGCCCCCAACCCCCACAGCAGTTGCTCCTTGTCTACATCGCCTAACTCGAGCGCCAACTCCCCCGGCTTGACCCGCTGCAGGGCAAGGTTCAGCGCCGCCCCGGCTTCCACCTGGCCCAGGGCCGATCCCAGGGCGTGCATGGCCTCTTCCAAATACTCCTTGCGCTGGGCGTTGAGTTCCCGCGCGGCGGCAAGGCTGGCCGCGTCGGTCACGGGGGGGAGTTCAATCTCGGCGGCGGCGGCTTCGGCTCGTTCCGCCGTGGCCAGGGCCGCGCGCATCCGCTGCACACTTTCCTGATCGTGATACTGGGCCAGGCCCGCCCGGATCGCGGCTAGCTCCTCCCCCTCCTTGTCTTTGAGCAACACCGCGGCGGCAATCTGGGCCGCGCCATTGACCCCAAAGACCTCGCTTACCAGCCGGTCCATCCCCAACCCCGACGCGCTCAGCAAGGCCGATTGCAGGTGGGTGTGGGCGCCAAACCCGTATGAGCCGCGCAAGCGCTCACGGGCCTGGGCTATCGAACCCTCGCCCGCCTGTTCCACCTTCTCCAAAAAGCTCCGGGTGAGGTCGGACTTCTCGAGTTCGGCTACATCCTGGGCCAGCCGCTGGACAAACTCAGCATCCTCCAGCGGGTGTACCTCCACCTCCATGGGGGCTAGTTCTGCTTCCCGCAGGGCCTTGGCCAGCTTTTCCGGGTCTTTAGCGCGTTGGGGATCTAAGGCCGCGGCCTTGCGCTCGAGTTCTTTGATCTCCTGGGCGGTTTTGAGAAACGCTTTGACTCGCTCCGCGCGCTCGCGTATTTCCTTTGGGTCAATCTCGGTTTCCGGGGTCGCCAGGCCGTCCTCGCCGCGGATGATCTGGGCCGCCTGGTGCATCCCCCGCATAAACGCCCGGGCCTCGATTACCCGCGCGGCCTTTTCGGGGTCGGTCTGCTCGAGGGCTTCGATCCGCTCGGCAAACAACCGCTCACGGCGTTCCCGGATGGCATCCGCGTCTATGCCGTGGGACTGTGCCGTAGCCCGCAGGTTTTTGCGAAAGCCCAGGGGATTGCTCGGCTCTTCTTCGGGGTAGGGGGCGGCATCCCCCAAGACGGCCTGGCGTAGCTCGTGGTTTTCCACCAGCTCTTGCATCAGGTTGCGCTCGAGGCGCTTCAACCCCCCCAGCACCTTGCGGGATTCCTGCGCCGCTACCATTTTTGCCCCGGCTTTGAGTACCCCCTGGTCCCCGAAGCTCTCTATCAGTTGCTCGGCCCGCTTCCCGGTAAGGGCGGCTTCCGCGGTGGGGTCATCCCAGCCCGGCAATCCCAACTCGCGGGCGAGTTTGAGCTGTTCCAGGCGTTTCTTATGGGTCTGCTCTTGCAAGGCCTCGAGCATTTTTTTGGCCTCGGCCGGGGGTGGCCCCTGGCTGGCCGCCTTTTGTTTGCGGGCCTCAGCGCGGGCCTTGGCGTTTTGCTTCCACTCCTCGGGGCTTTTGAGCTTGGAAAGCTTCAGCCCGCGCAAGCCCGCCCCCCCGGAGAGGACGTGGGCGGTGCCGTCGCGGTTGACGCGGATCTTGACCCGGACGTAGTGATCTGATCCGGGGTTAGGGTGCAGGGTGATCCAGCGCTCCTCACCCCCCTCGGCTTTGGCAAAAGCGGGGAGGTGGCGGTGTACGAAGAGCTGATACACCCCAGGGGCGAGCCTGCGGGCGTAGTTCAGGGCGGCTCGCTCGTAACGGTTGTGAAAAACCAAGCGCATACCCCCAAGCTAGCCGCGCTTGGGGGTAGGGCTGGCCGCTCTGGGGTCAGCGGGTCTCGAGGCCCAAGGCTTCCTTGGCGTACCCGCTCAGGGTGTCTTCCAGGCTAGCCCGCTGGGAAGGGGTGAGTGCGGTGGCCTCACGAACCCGGCGGGCAAATGCCACTGCCCACTTCCGATCACCGGGTTTAGCGCGATTCAGTTCGCGCATCAGTTCATCGAAAGTAACTCCACGGGTCGTAGGGCGGTTGAGTACCGAAGGCATGTTGCACCTCCCCCAGCCATTCTTCATCCGATAGGCCACCAAGTGGCCTCTTGTGGTCCTTACCCAGGTTGACACTCCCACGGCTAAAGCACGTGGGATTCTTGGTTCGTCGTCTCTTGCCTACCATGAGCAGGTCTTACAGAGACTCCCCAAGCGTTTTGCGTCTCCGTGTGCCCCACGGCGACGGGGATAGCTCGTATCCCTTCGGCCCGGATGTTCAGGGCCGCGTTCAGGTCTCGGTCATGCACCGCCCCACACCCGCAGGTCCAAACCCTGTCCGAGAGGGTCAGGGCGGTGTGGATTGTCCCACACTCCCGACAAAGCTTGCTGCTGGGGAAGTAGCGGTCAATCACCACCAGGTGCTTGCGATACCAGACCGCCTTGTACTCCAACTGCCGCCGAAACTCACCCGGGGCCGCATCTAGAACCGACTTGGACAGCTTGGTTTTCGCCATCCCTTTCAGGTTCAAGTTTTCAATGCACAGCCCGTCGTACTTCTGGACGAGTCCGGTGGTCAGCTTGTGCAGCCAGTCCTGCCGCTGGTTGCGGACCTTGGCGTGGACCCTGTTCAGCCGATGCCTCGCCTTTTCCCGGTTCTTGCTACCCTTCTGCTTGCGGGAAAGCTCCCTTTGCGCCCTGCGAAGCTTGCGCTCTGCTTTGCGGTAGAACTTGGGTGGAGCTATTCTTGTACCGTCGGAAAGCACCGCGAAGTCTTTCAAGCCGAGGTCAATCCCTACCACCCGCTCAGGGTTTGCAGGGGGCAAGGGTATGTCAGGCATGGTGAATTCGGCGGTCAGGGTGACGTACCAATGCCCTTGCGTATCCCGCTTGAACGTAGCGCCCTTGATGGCGCAATCAATCGGCTGGCTCTGGCGAATCTTGACCCAACCGACCTTGGGGAGGTAAACCTTGCCTTCCTCCACCCGGACGCGCTGGGGGATTCTGAAGCTCGGCCTATCCCGCTTCTTCGACTTGAACTGGGGGAACCCGGCCCGTCGCTCGAAGAATGCCTTGAACGCGTTGTCGAGGTCTTTCAGGGCTTGTTGGAGCATCTGGCTATCGGCTTCTTTCAGCCATGCCATTTCGGGCCGCTTCTTCAGGGCGGTCAACTCGGCGGCCTGTTGGTTGTAGGTCAACCCCTTCCCGGTGGCGGCATACGCCTCCTTGCGCCGTGCAAGGCCCCAGTTCCACACGAACCGCCGAGCTCCGGCCATACGCAGCAAAGCCTCAGCTTGGGCTTGGGTGGGTTCCATGCGGAAGCGGTAGACCTTGCGATGGACAGCCATTCAGTCCCTCGTTTTTTGGGCGGCGATGTACTGCTCGATGGTTTTGCTGCTAACCATGCCCGCCGTGCTCACGAAGTACGAGCGCGTCCACAGCGCAGGAAGGCGGATGAGGTGGGGGAACTCCCGGCGCAGCACGTGCGAGGTGTAGCCCTTCAAGCGGTGAGCGACCTGATTGGGGGCCACGTCGGGGTCTACCGAGATGAACAGGTGTACGTGGTCGGGCATGATTTCCAGGGCGATGATTGCCCACTCAAGCTCAGCGGCTTTCGCTCTGAGCAAAACCTCCAAGCGCTCGGCCAACGGTCCTACCAGAATCTTGCGGCGGCGCTTGGGCACGAAAACGAAGTGGTAACGCAGCAGCGAGACGGAGGTGTTCTTGTGTTTGTAGGCCGTAGGCACTATCACAGTATAGCACACCTGCCGCCCACCATGCTATGTCCGCCAGGGGCGGACGTGGGGGAGTCCATGTATCCCATCCCTGAAGGGATGGGTTTTATAGCTCCCCCACACCCCCTCTTTTTTATAACTGGGAGGTAGATTTCATCCGTAAGGCAGTGCAGCTCAATCGTATAAGGTTCGATCCTCACGTCTTCGAAAGACTGCTTTGTAGAAGATTTAGCGTCACCGACGCCAGACGTGTAATCCTAGAAGGAACTCCTGTACTTAAAGATCTCTCTCCCAAAAAACCGATTTACTCTGACCGAAAACCAGGGATTAACTTTGAGGGTAAGGTAGCCGACGGTAGGATGATGCGTGTCAAGGTATCCTGGTTGGAAGGGTATGTAGTGGTCACAGCACACGAGGTGCGAAAATGAGCGAGACCTTGATCGAAAAACGGGTCACGCACACCCACAAGTCACCTGAGGGAGTGATCGTGGTCGTGAGTGGGATTCCAGCCCAGTGTGCTCAAAATTCAGATGGTGAGCCGTACTTCTACGATTTCGACGTAGCCCTTCGACTTGAAGAACTCATTAACGCGGCGTTGGCCAGGAAGCCATCACCTGGGGCGGTCGTGCATGTTGCCTGGGATGAAAAGGTTGAAGCCATAAAACCCCCAGCAGACGTGGAAATCCGGGTCAGGGGAGAGGGCATTATCTTCGGCTCCACTTCGATATCTGTCTGGAGAAAGATACTCGACCGTGCACACGGCGCCTATCAGGCCGTAGCCAGGGTCTTGGCGGAAAAAGAAGGTCGACCTGTACCCCCACCCCCCGTTCTGGCATTTACCCTTCCAGGAAGCCTTGTTATTGGGCTTCGCTCTCAAGAAACGCCACTTTTCGCTGAACATGATTTAAGCTCAGAAGCCTTAAGGCTCATCGTGGAAGGTGTTCGCTGGGCGGAAGACGGGGTGCCCAAAAACGACCCTGTGCTCGAGGAGACTGTCCTGCGCGCTGTGGAGGAGTTGTCACCGAGCGGGCGTGAGGAGATTCGGGAGATAGAGATTACTTACCAGGCTCCCCACCGCTTGAGAACCCAGGCGGTTTTAACTCCTGAAACCCACAAAAAAGCAGTGGAACGTAGGGTTGAGTTAGCGCGCCAAGAAGAACAGGCAAAACCAGTGGTTTTAGCTGGCTTACTGGATGAGATAAAACTGGACGATGTCTTCCATCTGGCTCAGCTCGAGGAGTTTCCAGATCACCATCGAACCACCACGGCGCGGGTTTTTTACCCGAGAATTCTCCTCCCCATCCTTCTACAGTTGTTTGGCCAAAGGGTCCGGGTGGTAGCAGAGGGGGTAAAGAATTCGACCGGTAAATTCGAGTATCGGGCCCTCAGCATAGAGCCCTTAGAGCCTCTGGAAAAGTAGCGGCTACAAGGGGGGATGGTATGGAAGAGGTTTACCCCTCGAGCCCCCCACAATGGCCCCATGCTCAGCGGAATCTACAAGGCCCAGGTGACCGCCGTCCACCCCGGTGGGGAGTCTACCGACCGCGAGACACTGCCGTATGCCGGGACACTCTCGGTGATTTTGCACAACATGATGCAGCTCGGCGGCGTGGACGCCGCTCCCCGCTTCCGCGTCAGGATGCTGCGCGAGCGCGCCCACCCCAGCGCCGGTATCTACCGGCTGCCCGAGGTGGGCGATTGGGGGCTGGTGTGCTTCTGGGAGAACGACGCCGAAGCCGGCGTCTGGCTGGGCAGCCTCGACGACGACCTCAGAAACCTGGTCCCCGAGGAGCTGTGGGCCAAGGACCCCTACGCCGAGGTGCACCACTGGCCCTCCGACCGCTACGCCATCTTCCACGGCGACGGCGCTGAGGAGCACGTCTGGCCCGACGGGTCGTTCTTGAAGGTCACCACCCGCAAAGACGGGCAGCCAGGGAACCCCAGCGAGCGCTCGAGGCTCACCCCCCGCAGGATGCGGCGCAAGAAGCAGGGCGGGGAGGGCTTCGAGAGCGAGCGCCAGTCCTACCCCGGCCACGCCGAGCCCCAGGTCGACGTGGTGTTTCACCACGCCTCGGGCGCCGAGGTGCGCATCAGCGCCGACGGCTCCTTCTGGCTCACAACCGCCCTGGGAATCAGCCTGCGGCTATTCGACGACGCTGAGCAGGCTCGGCAGAACGGCCAGCCCGAGCCCCCCCAGGCCATGAGCGGCCCGAACTCGGGGCTCTACCTCGAGCTCCCCGGCTCCCGGGCCCGCATCGCCATCATCGACGAGGTGCAGCCGCGAATAGTCATCGAGGGCGCCCACGTGGAGGTGCGCTCGAGCAGGATACAGCTCGGCGGAGACGCCGGAGCCCCGGTAGCCTGTATAGGGGATGCAATCGTGGGAGAGATCCCCCCAAACACCGTGATGACTGCCGCCGGGACACCCAACGCCGCCCCTATCCCCGTGACCGGCAGGATTGCTGGTGGCAGCAATAAGGTCACGGCGGAGTAAACCACCCCACGCCCCGCCACGGCGTGGCGGGAAGCCGGGGGCTTCCGGGGGTGGTTCTGGTGAACAGGATGGCCTCGAACTAGTTATGATTGACTCTACATCATGGTACCCGACAAGCTTCTCCTCACCACGCCGAACCCGATCGAGGAGCGCCTCGAGGCCCTCCGCGAACTCTTCCCTGAGGCCTTCAAGGAGGGGAGGCTCGACCTCGAGACCTTCAAGTTCCTGTTAGGCGAGAAGGTGGAAACGGGGCGGGAGCGGTATGGGTTGTCATGGGCTGGGAAGGCCGAGGCCATCCGTGCGGTGCAAATCCCGAGCGGTGGGACCCTGCGACCCCGACGGGATCAATCGGTGGATTTCGACACTACCGAGAACGTGATCATCGAGGGGGACAACCTCGAGGTGCTCAAGCTGCTGCAACAGGCCTACCACGGCAAGGTCAAGCTGATCTACATTGACCCGCCGTACAATACGGGCAACGACTTCGTGTACCCTGACGACTTCCGGGAAGGAGTCAGGCAGTATCTCCGCTTCACCGGCCAGCTATCCGAGGATGGGGTACGCCTGACCACCGCCACCGAGCAGGGGGGGCGGGTGCACAGCAGGTGGCTCTCCATGATGTACCCCCGGCTGCAACTCGCCCGAAGCCTCCTGCGGGACGACGGGGTGATTTTCGTCAGCATTGATGACCACGAGCTGCACAACCTCCGGGCGATCATGGACGAGATTTTCGGGGAGGAGAACTTCCTCGCCACCGTTCTTTGGCAGAAAAAGTATGCCCCCTCGAATGACACCACCGATTTTTCCTACACCCATGAATACCTGCTCTCCTATGTGAAGTCTCGTCGGTTCAACGAGCAGGGGAAGGCTGTGGCGACGCTCAAACGAATGGGGCGCACTGAGGAGCAGAACCGGCTTTATAAAACCCGTTGTACTCAGCGGCTAGCTCCCGCATGGCTCCCTTCAGGCCCTGCACGTCCTTAGCCCCCCGCAACGCTTCGCCGAGGCGATGGAGACCGAGAGCAAAGGCCCGTCGGGCCTGTGGGGTGTCGGCGGGGCTGGACTCCACCCGGCTCAGGATCTTCGTAGCCATGAACCCCACCCCCGCTGAGGAATTGGCCCGCAACTCGGCGGCGAACTCGAGCGGCTTTCCCACGAGGTTGTCCCGGGTTAGCAATCGCCGCGCGATGGCGGGATCCTGTTCTAGGGTCTCGAGGTCGGTTAGGCTGAGGCGGAATCCCTCTTCCTTGGCCCGGGCCTGCAGGGCGGCCAGGTCCTTGCGGGCCCCACCGATCTTTTCCCCCACGTCCCGATACTCCCCACCGTTGGCCGGGGGAGCGGGCTCGGGAGCGGGTGGGGTAGCCGGGGCCGGGGGCGCGAACATCCCGGCATCGGCCAGCGCTTGGTGATCCTTGGGAAAATCTTTAGCCAGCACCGGCTCGAGCTTGCCGACCAGCAGCTTGGGATTCTCCAGCAGGCGCTCGGCTTTGCCCAGCGCATCCTTGCGGGGGAGCGCGGCGCTGACCGTTAGCTCCTGGCCTGAGGGGAACACACACACCACCCGCCAGGCCAGATCGGAAGCCTTGGGGGGGGATTTCTTGCCGTTCTCAAACTTTGGCTCCCCCTCCACCCGCAGCTTTATCGCGGGGCTGAAGGAATCCGGGGCCCCAGAAGGGTAAACCGATCCCACCTCAATTCTTTTGCGGTGGTTGTAGGTAACCTCCCGTCCGTCCTTCAGCACGATAAACCCGTCCTGGCGGGTAGCCCCCAGCCGTTCCCAGGGGCTTTCCGCCGGGCCAGGGCTCGGTGCAGCGGCCTGCTGCACAAACTCGTCCAGACTGAGCGGGCTTTGGTCGGCCATTACCCGCTGGCGGTTGTTCTCCTCGTAGGCTGCCAGGGCGGCTTCCTGGTCGCCCCCGAAGCGCTTATCCACGAAATCCCGCCAGCGCTTATCGGCCTGCGCCTCAGCCTGCCGCTGGCGTTCCGCCTCGATGGCGGGATCAGGCCCCTCATCGCGCTTGGGGCGGGAAACCCCTACCTGCCCGGCGAGATCGTCCAGGGTCAATCCGGCGATAGCCACGGCCTGGCCGCGGTCGATCAGGTATAGCTGGCCGTTGCGGAAGGCCAATTGCTCGGGCCGGTCGAGCGGCCAGTAGCGCAGGTGGGTGCGCACCCCCAACTTCTTACCGGCCTCCAGGGCCCGCTGCGCCGCTTGGAAAACCTGCTGGCGGTAAGCGGCTTCGGGGTCGAGCGGGGCCTCCTCATCCACCCGCTCCCAGCGGTGATTCTCGTTGAGGCGGTAGGTCACCCCGAATACCGTTTTGGTATCGCCCACCCGTAGCCGCCCGCTCTCGATCAGCCGCGCCTCCTCGGGGGAAAGCTCGCGGGTATCCGGCCCCTGGCCGTAGGGAATGGCCTGATCGGCGGGGATCACGCGCTTGTCCCCGCTAGCGGTGGTGACCTCGTAAGCCGGGGCCCCGCCCAGGGTTCCCTGGCCGGTGATGGTGCCGGCCACCCCCGCCGTGTCGCTATACACCTTGCTCCCCAGGGGAAGATCAGGGGGGCTGGGGGGGGGTGTCGGCCTCAGGGGCGGCGCCTCCTTGCTGGGTCAAGCCGCTTTGCTCAGCCCAATCCACAAAGGTGGGGGCATTTTCGTTAGCGGCATGGAAGGGGCCGGTAGCGAGCTTAAACCACTCGCTTTTGGGCAGGGTTACGCTCAGGCCACTGGAGTTGCGCACGGTGATGAGCGTGTCCGAGGGAAAGCGGTTGATCCCGGCATCGCCGATTGCTGAGACGGCGTTTTTGCGGCGCAGCTTCTCCCCGTTGGGGTAGACCACGAATAACCCCTCGTCGGAAGGCATCTCGTAGC
This portion of the Meiothermus sp. Pnk-1 genome encodes:
- a CDS encoding site-specific DNA-methyltransferase yields the protein MVPDKLLLTTPNPIEERLEALRELFPEAFKEGRLDLETFKFLLGEKVETGRERYGLSWAGKAEAIRAVQIPSGGTLRPRRDQSVDFDTTENVIIEGDNLEVLKLLQQAYHGKVKLIYIDPPYNTGNDFVYPDDFREGVRQYLRFTGQLSEDGVRLTTATEQGGRVHSRWLSMMYPRLQLARSLLRDDGVIFVSIDDHELHNLRAIMDEIFGEENFLATVLWQKKYAPSNDTTDFSYTHEYLLSYVKSRRFNEQGKAVATLKRMGRTEEQNRLYKTRCTQRLAPAWLPSGPARP
- the tnpA gene encoding IS200/IS605 family transposase; amino-acid sequence: MPTAYKHKNTSVSLLRYHFVFVPKRRRKILVGPLAERLEVLLRAKAAELEWAIIALEIMPDHVHLFISVDPDVAPNQVAHRLKGYTSHVLRREFPHLIRLPALWTRSYFVSTAGMVSSKTIEQYIAAQKTRD
- a CDS encoding RNA-guided endonuclease TnpB family protein, giving the protein MAVHRKVYRFRMEPTQAQAEALLRMAGARRFVWNWGLARRKEAYAATGKGLTYNQQAAELTALKKRPEMAWLKEADSQMLQQALKDLDNAFKAFFERRAGFPQFKSKKRDRPSFRIPQRVRVEEGKVYLPKVGWVKIRQSQPIDCAIKGATFKRDTQGHWYVTLTAEFTMPDIPLPPANPERVVGIDLGLKDFAVLSDGTRIAPPKFYRKAERKLRRAQRELSRKQKGSKNREKARHRLNRVHAKVRNQRQDWLHKLTTGLVQKYDGLCIENLNLKGMAKTKLSKSVLDAAPGEFRRQLEYKAVWYRKHLVVIDRYFPSSKLCRECGTIHTALTLSDRVWTCGCGAVHDRDLNAALNIRAEGIRAIPVAVGHTETQNAWGVSVRPAHGRQETTNQESHVL
- a CDS encoding phage baseplate assembly protein V, encoding MLSGIYKAQVTAVHPGGESTDRETLPYAGTLSVILHNMMQLGGVDAAPRFRVRMLRERAHPSAGIYRLPEVGDWGLVCFWENDAEAGVWLGSLDDDLRNLVPEELWAKDPYAEVHHWPSDRYAIFHGDGAEEHVWPDGSFLKVTTRKDGQPGNPSERSRLTPRRMRRKKQGGEGFESERQSYPGHAEPQVDVVFHHASGAEVRISADGSFWLTTALGISLRLFDDAEQARQNGQPEPPQAMSGPNSGLYLELPGSRARIAIIDEVQPRIVIEGAHVEVRSSRIQLGGDAGAPVACIGDAIVGEIPPNTVMTAAGTPNAAPIPVTGRIAGGSNKVTAE
- a CDS encoding helicase-related protein, with amino-acid sequence MRLVFHNRYERAALNYARRLAPGVYQLFVHRHLPAFAKAEGGEERWITLHPNPGSDHYVRVKIRVNRDGTAHVLSGGAGLRGLKLSKLKSPEEWKQNAKARAEARKQKAASQGPPPAEAKKMLEALQEQTHKKRLEQLKLARELGLPGWDDPTAEAALTGKRAEQLIESFGDQGVLKAGAKMVAAQESRKVLGGLKRLERNLMQELVENHELRQAVLGDAAPYPEEEPSNPLGFRKNLRATAQSHGIDADAIRERRERLFAERIEALEQTDPEKAARVIEARAFMRGMHQAAQIIRGEDGLATPETEIDPKEIRERAERVKAFLKTAQEIKELERKAAALDPQRAKDPEKLAKALREAELAPMEVEVHPLEDAEFVQRLAQDVAELEKSDLTRSFLEKVEQAGEGSIAQARERLRGSYGFGAHTHLQSALLSASGLGMDRLVSEVFGVNGAAQIAAAVLLKDKEGEELAAIRAGLAQYHDQESVQRMRAALATAERAEAAAAEIELPPVTDAASLAAARELNAQRKEYLEEAMHALGSALGQVEAGAALNLALQRVKPGELALELGDVDKEQLLWGLGALGLSEGEDYRLQIDEEGRITVGLKAPALDRLVSRPSASEAMLQAHLEAIRKGEMDEPDWLPEGFVSYPKNVHNDPDQPKPFAVPPGFSEGRPVAEALQEYVASRLADGWKPSDILREVGSVDFALQYVPESQHEAYADTLEEIFPSQDAEGKPRNVDTDPELRAKFQRMAEEYVAKLHPDQAPLHAQSVGDSPESRRAAYLALLQDPRTQAAFKPLGDLSDADQRALRNYFYTEIVKLDPKTGKDQAALEEALKELGPEPEKMAVSMFGDEAISPEWSNWNRRRQEIYEQFAGPTAWAEFVSGMRGLENAYRAVQEHMKGVYAPRFAKYYTNLTGRPLRLGKGAIPLSQRFKAAVDPEERRKLLEQEQRQMAALRDRRAGKFAAEGEGAVKEKLNRSLELKEKLRQAQKALFGGWVSAGYQTEQGVKVRDPFSERLTLGERAEGEIAAVLPYVAQNLDPTAPGTNVYPKVTMGAGTKYAPQQRAIKFALAAKKSYQALGMGSGKTPIQIGTGTELISSGKARKGLFLTPSIVRNQFGEEMARFTEPGRFGFHAKDAPWPERLKAYQDPQTHFVVVTHQTWRDDVMRMIAAHRGLEPAEAEAAFMAATPRERRRMLREALAHHGAEALLDYVPVDEGHNLSGREGKPDAVQQAVADATLHESKYALLASGTPVKNDWSEAYDIAYKLDPDRWEGRREEFKRNFGVDFPAAAEAFKRQMGRYIYSQTVKSGTNRTDVWGVRGERGDRPIELHPEQKKALERVKVAYERARTALREGKVDLEAMQTLSPNSFAGKPKEEHEEIARQLGRSLGTLYFSAQARAIDTAPPEHNAKIQHLLRLAEEKRAQGHPGVVFARSLEAVEHIRQALEQAGHRVAVITGADSSNEKARKKALFSGQAEPRADILVMSDAGAVGLNAQRGRWLVNYDLPLTYATHAQRNARIDRLGQTHPVEVHNLVTDTAFDREAVDRLSRKGAIQQVFESNWDNLDDSGIAGYIARARARRALGPEDLQEVA